One Pristiophorus japonicus isolate sPriJap1 chromosome 19, sPriJap1.hap1, whole genome shotgun sequence genomic window carries:
- the LOC139230164 gene encoding probable G-protein coupled receptor 139, with protein sequence MVTMPIADLMVCVFNVTLSSILSYHFLDSFLKYTNVCRLSAFIQVSSVQLSVWSTVSFTFDRFVTICCQKLKLKYCTDRTVTVVRMTVGVLSFLINIPVYFRYEPSYIAGDIEWGCRTLTEYGSSPAWTAYKWILNLSVILVPFPILFLLNSLTARYILEASRVRRALKNCSNGDSSSDPEMKNRRTSIILLFVVSGSFIVLWTPVVIIDICFKLTEIIAWEGSNSLYLAIRITVFLMYASTCTNTCVYALTQRKFREEIKNIVKYAFSFIIKLRKQYEYSESIRVHCPLARSLDHLGLHGLQTWNLSFARNLLD encoded by the coding sequence ATGGTAACCATGCCCATAGCCGATCTGATGGTCTGTGTCTTCAATGTAACTTTAAGTAGTATCTTGAGTTATCATTTTCTAGATTCATTCTTGAAGTACACCAATGTTTGTCGTTTGAGTGCATTCATACAAGTATCCAGCGTCCAACTCTCTGTCTGGTCGACAGTATCGTTCACCTTTGACCGCTTCGTAACCATTTGCTGTCAGAAACTGAAATTAAAATATTGCACCGACAGAACTGTCACTGTGGTTCGAATGACCGTCGGTGTGCTCAGCTTTTTGATAAACATTCCAGTTTATTTCCGGTATGAGCCCTCCTATATTGCTGGGGATATAGAGTGGGGCTGCCGGACATTAACGGAATATGGTTCTTCCCCGGCATGGACAGCTTACAAATGGATCCTGAATCTCTCAGTCATATTAGTGCCATTCCCTATACTGTTCCTGTTAAATTCCCTCACTGCCAGGTATATCTTAGAAGCCAGTAGAGTTCGCAGAGCCCTGAAGAACTGTAGCAATGGCGACAGCAGCAGTGATCCCGAGATGAAAAACCGAAGAACATCCATCATTCTGCTCTTCGTTGTATCTGGGAGCTTTATTGTATTGTGGACGCCAGTTGTGATAATTGACATCTGTTTCAAGCTCACGGAAATAATTGCATGGGAAGGTTCAAACTCGCTTTATTTGGCGATTAGAATCACGGTCTTTTTGATGTACGCCAGCACCTGTACAAACACCTGTGTTTATGCGTTGACCCAGAGGAAATTCCGGGAGGAGATTAAGAACATTGTGAAATATGCATTTTCTTTCATTATTAAATTACGTAAACAATATGAGTACTCGGAATCGATCAGAGTTCATTGCCCATTAGCTCGGTCACTCGATCATTTAGGTTTGCATGGACTGCAAACCTGGAACTTGTCATTTGCCAGGAATCTTCTTGACTGA